From one Anopheles bellator chromosome 1, idAnoBellAS_SP24_06.2, whole genome shotgun sequence genomic stretch:
- the LOC131216203 gene encoding nuclear pore glycoprotein p62 — protein MNFSFGTPTTTTASAGGFSLGAPTTTSTAATGFSFGSTPTFGATGNTAPSAAAPSGSIPTLSFGASLGATTQQPNTASTLPTFGSLGAAALGGTVATSNPVAPVASNTASIAATTPANVNPLASSVPTPAITTSVAAPAPAPLTLGGFGLPKPAEQSAPAAAATTTGQPATLSLGTANTTAPPATGTTGPAVAASLTTTTQTTQSAAVPTGQQLKFFQLEEFINKWTLELEEQEKLFTNQATQVNAWDNMLLSNSEKIVTLNEAVTKVKAEQNAMEQELEFITAQHTELEECIVPLEQELSRITQIDLERGQTYSMAETLDSQLKQMYEDLKEVIEHLNDAYKYTDPNDPLVQIGKILNAHMNSLQWIESSSTAITNRLEEINKMHETLRKDNERSFRLTYYDQ, from the coding sequence ATGAACTTTTCCTTTGGcacgcccaccaccaccaccgcttcGGCGGGTGGATTTTCGCTGGGTGCTCCAACAACAACTAGCACTGCGGCAACCGGGTTTTCTTTCGGATCAACGCCGACCTTCGGCGCAACGGGCAATACCGCACCATCGGCCGCCGCTCCATCGGGGAGCATTCCGACGCTATCATTCGGCGCATCGCTTGGAGCTACAACACAGCAACCCAACACTGCGAGCACGCTGCCAACGTTCGGTTCACTAGGGGCAGCTGCTTTAGGAGGAACAGTGGCCACGAGCAATCCGGTAGCGCCGGTAGCATCCAACACCGCATCAATCGCTGCAACTACGCCCGCAAATGTAAATCCACTGGCTAGTTCGGTCCCAACACCGGCCATTACAACGTCTGTTGCGGCTCCGGCGCCGGCACCGCTAACTCTTGGTGGATTCGGTTTGCCAAAGCCTGCCGAACAATCGGCACCAGCAGCTGCCGCTACAACTACCGGCCAACCTGCGACACTCTCGCTAGGCACGGCGAATACCActgcgccaccggccaccggaacaacTGGAccagccgtcgccgccagccTCACGACAACCACCCAGACGACACAGTCGGCAGCGGTGCCAACCGGGCAACAGTTGAAGTTTTTCCAACTGGAAGAGTTCATCAATAAGTGGACACTCGAGCTGGAGGAACAGGAAAAGCTATTCACCAATCAGGCGACGCAGGTAAACGCCTGGGATAATATGCTTCTGTCCAACTCAGAAAAGATCGTTACACTAAACGAAGCGGTCACGAAGGTGAAGGCGGAACAGAACGCGATGGAACAGGAGTTAGAGTTCATTACAGCGCAGCACACCGAGCTTGAGGAGTGCATTGTGCCGCTCGAGCAGGAGCTTTCCCGCATTACGCAGATCGATCTCGAGCGTGGCCAAACGTACTCGATGGCCGAAACACTTGATTCGCAGCTGAAGCAGATGTACGAAGATCTGAAGGAGGTGATCGAGCATCTCAACGACGCGTACAAGTACACTGATCCGAACGATCCGCTCGTGCAGATCGGAAAGATACTGAATGCGCACATGAATTCGCTGCAGTGGATCgaatcgtcgtcgacggccaTCACGAACCGATTGGAGGAAATCAACAAGATGCACGAAACGTTGCGAAAAGACAACGagcgttcgtttcgcttgaCGTACTACGATCAGTAA
- the LOC131215358 gene encoding oocyte zinc finger protein XlCOF6.1-like, whose product MSLKICRICLNPTDMDCHKDDGEQWPKKVCKDCKRKTLVAYELYQLCMASGERLQRLLMDKGVNSLDEDGHTESGVAVEKEFVPCETLGDCVSQFPIKEEESARVEDKIDVSNYLYLTVEEAHQASTAEQYPCLYCEGVWFSLQSLLDDHLKKLHLNQVHYCAPCSRVFSDKDKFECHRKCHALGRTFFCTSCEKGFQTAEGHRLHVLSHDDPYLCSECGKKFETKSNLKQHVKRHSNVKPFVCKLCPLKFHSKGELQTHQYTHSKVKQFSCDVCGGQFTKNSSLVKHKRIHTGIRPFNCDACSRSFYSADLLKRHMLTHTGEKPFKCRYCGRQFTQSNDMVKHTRIHIGANIYQCDRCEDSFRLLSELRNHYKVHYQQNGEKCIGSSTVVDDREIRFTSTDILNLRYLKEASQKKPDE is encoded by the exons ATGTCGCTGAAGATTTGTAGGATTTGCCTAAATCCTACAGATATGGATTGCCACA AAGATGATGGCGAGCAATGGCCAAAGAAAGTTTGCAAAGACTGTAAACGCAAAACACTAGTCGCGTACGAACTTTACCAGCTTTGCATGGCAAGTGGTGAACGCTTGCAACGGTTACTTATGGATAAAGGCGTGAATTCGTTAGATGAGGACGGACATACGGAAAGTGGCGTAGCTGTGGAAAAAGAATTCGTTCCTTGCGAAACGCTAGGTGATTGTGTTTCGCAATTCCCAATAAAGGAGGAGGAATCGGCAAGGGTTGAAGACAAAATAGATGTCAGTAATTATTTATACCTTACTGTGGAAGAGGCACACCAAGCTAGTACAGCGGAACAGTATCCGTGCCTGTACTGTGAGGGAGTATGGTTTTCCTTACAATCTCTCCTTGATGATCATTTAAAGAAGCTGCACTTGAATCAGGTTCACTATTGCGCGCCTTGCAGTAGAGTTTTTTCCGATAAAGACAAATTTGAGTGCCATCGAAAATGTCACGCTTTGGGGCGGACTTTTTTCTGTACGAGCTGTGAAAAGGGTTTCCAAACTGCCGAAGGGCACAGGCTCCACGTGTTGTCGCACGACGACCCTTACCTGTGTTCGGAATGCGGgaaaaaatttgaaaccaaAAGCAATTTGAAGCAACATGTGAAACGGCACTCCAATGTGAAACCCTTTGTCTGCAAACTGTGTCCTTTGAAATTCCACTCAAAAG GTGAACTACAAACGCATCAGTACACACATTCGAAAGTCAAACAATTCAGTTGTGATGTATGCGGGGGACAGTTTACAAAAAATTCTTCCTTGGTCAAGCACAAGCGAATCCACACTG GTATACGTCCATTCAATTGTGATGCTTGTAGTCGAAG CTTCTACTCAGCGGATCTTCTGAAGCGCCACATGCTAACTCACACGGGAGAAAAGCCATTTAAATGCCGATATTGTGGACGTCAGTTCACCCAAAGCAATGATATGGTGAAACATACGCGGATCCACATTGGGGCCAACATTTACCAGTGCGATCGGTGTGAAGATTCTTTCCGTTTACTCTCGGAACTACGAAATCACTACAAGGTGCATTACCAACAGAACGGTGAAAAGTGTATCGGCTCTTCAACAGTGGTAGACGACCGGGAAATTCGGTTCACCAGTACCGATATATTGAATCTACGATACCTCAAGGAAGCGTCACAAAAGAAACCTGACGAATAG
- the LOC131206308 gene encoding zinc finger protein 239-like, with translation MVEEDFTEKSDSYMAAANMVDTQEMDVLENKQLVGNEECVDDSNSVCSAADKAVPRAKSLQHPCPFCEEILFHTQTDLTEHLKTLHSDKVHSCDPCARIFVDPATFESHVQCHALGRNFFCMLCEKGFRLRQVLKHHILSHNAEYLCSQCGKKFNDKSNLRQHVKRHSSEKRYACSLCPIRFHSKNDLKMHQSTHSTVKQFSCNLCSSKFNRQYSLVCHQRIHTGERPYSCEACKMSFYTSHHLKRHMLTHTGEKPFKCHYCDRKFAQSNDMVKHTRIHIGACIYQCNRCDASFRLLSELRNHYKDHYQQGNEETPGWTSAEEERHIRFTSTDILNLRYAKEASRWSTKRKVIAKATVCPATNGSD, from the exons ATGGTGGAAGAAGATTTTACAGAAAAGTCCGATAGCTATATGGCCGCTGCCAATATGGTCGACACACAAGAAATGGACGTcctggaaaacaaacaactggtTGGAAATGAAGAATGTGTAGACGACAGTAACTCAGTTTGCTCTGCTGCAGACAAAGCAGTACCACGCGCCAAATCGTTACAACACCCATGCCCGTTTTGCGAAGAAATACTGTTTCATACGCAGACTGATTTGACTGAACATTTAAAAACGTTGCACTCAGACAAGGTTCATTCATGCGATCCATGCGCAAGGATTTTTGTGGACCCTGCTACGTTCGAATCCCATGTTCAATGCCACGCATTAGGACGAAATTTTTTCTGTATGCTTTGCGAAAAAGGGTTTCGACTGCGCCAAGTACTTAAGCATCACATACTCTCGCACAACGCCGAATATTTATGCTCGCAGTGTGGCAAAAAGTTCAATGACAAAAGCAATCTTCGGCAGCATGTGAAGCGCCACTCCAGTGAGAAACGATATGCGTGTAGCTTGTGTCCGATCCGCTTCCATTCGAAAA ACGACTTAAAAATGCACCAGAGCACGCATTCTACTGTAAAGCAATTTAGTTGCAACTTGTGTAGCTCGAAGTTTAACAGGCAATACTCTTTGGTGTGCCATCAGCGAATCCATACGG GAGAACGTCCCTACAGTTGTGAGGCTTGCAAAATGAG TTTTTACACGTCCCATCATCTGAAACGTCACATGCTAACTCACACGGGTGAAAAACCGTTCAAATGTCACTACTGTGACCGTAAATTCGCGCAAAGCAATGATATGGTGAAACATACGCGGATCCACATTGGAGCCTGCATTTATCAGTGCAACAGGTGTGATGCTTCTTTCCGATTGCTATCGGAACTAAGAAATCACTACAAGGATCATTACCAGCAAGGGAACGAAGAAACACCAGGATGGACCTCTGCGGAAGAAGAACGACATATTCGATTCACCAGTACGGATATATTGAACTTGCGATACGCCAAAGAAGCGTCACGATGgtcaacgaaacgaaaggttATCGCCAAAGCGACCGTTTGTCCCGCCACGAATGGGTCAGATTAA